In Dasypus novemcinctus isolate mDasNov1 chromosome 10, mDasNov1.1.hap2, whole genome shotgun sequence, one DNA window encodes the following:
- the LOC101411080 gene encoding olfactory receptor 4P4-like, with protein MENNVTEFILLGLSQEKEVEVLCFLLFLLCYIAILTGNLLIMVSITCSQLIKQPMYFFLSYLSFSDLCYTSTVTPKLIMDFLAEKKVISYNGCMSQLFTMHFFGGIEILILTGMAYDRYVAICKPLHYTTIMSRWRCNIMIAASCAGGFLHSFSQFLLAIVLPYCGPNEIDHFFCDVYPLLKLACADTSRIGLLVIASSGLLSLVIFVILLISYAVILYTIRSYSVENRRKALSTCSSHITVVVLFFAPLLFVYIRPATTLPEDKVFALFYTIIAPMLNPLIYTLRNMEMKNAIKQLWFCILGKKGNRMKVILDSYH; from the coding sequence ATGGAAAATAATGTCACAGAATTTATTCTTTTAGGACTTTCTCAGGAAAAGGAAGTAGAAGTTCTCTGTTTTTTGCTATTCTTACTTTGTTATATTGCAATTTTGACAGGAAATCTGCTCATCATGGTTTCCATCACATGCAGTCAACTTATTAAACAGCCTATGTATTTCTTCCTGAGTTACCTCTCATTCTCAGACCTTTGCTACACCTCCACTGTGACCCCCAAGCTCATCATGGACTTCCTGGCAGAAAAAAAGGTCATTTCCTATAATGGCTGCATGTCACAGCTCTTTACCATGCACTTCTTTGGAGGTATTGAGATTTTAATCCTCACAgggatggcctatgaccgctatgtggccatctgcaagCCTCTGCACTACACCACTATCATGAGCAGGTGGAGGTGTAACATCATGATTGCTGCTTCCTGCGCTGGGGGATTCCTGCATTCCTTTAGCCAGTTTCTTCTTGCCATCGTCTTACCCTACTGTGGCCCCAATGAGATAGATCACTTCTTCTGTGATGTGTATCCTTTGCTGAAACTGGCCTGTGCTGACACAAGCAGAATTGGTCTCTTGGTCATTGCTAGTTCAGGCCTATTGAGCCTGGTgatttttgtcatcttgttgatATCTTATGCTGTGATCTTATACACGATCAGGTCCTATTCTGTGGAGAATCGCCGCAAAGCTCTTTCCACATGCAGTTCCCATATCACTGTGGTGGTCCTTTTCTTTGCTCCTTTACTCTTCGTTTATATTCGACCAGCTACTACTTTACCAGAAGACAaagtttttgctcttttttataCTATCATTGCCCCCATGCTCAACCCTTTAATATACACACTAAGAAATATGGAGATGAAGAATGCAATAAAGCAACTATGGTTCTGTATCttgggaaagaaaggaaatagaatgaaAGTTATTCTTGATTCTTACCATTGA